Proteins encoded in a region of the Mesoflavibacter profundi genome:
- a CDS encoding DUF294 nucleotidyltransferase-like domain-containing protein has translation MNKNTIAERILDFLKGFPPFDALTYDQLLTISSQVKVIYIEPENYVFKQGEAVKDEFFIVKDGAIGVYREHKLVDQCDEGDIFGLRALIRKDQYFLDAKAIEESIVYSISSTLLQEIIISNPKANQFIIASFATNTRNPYSDEDKGTLFANVEFLKPDNSDFTEAQSAVYSKNPIVCNTTTTIKDASLTMKSNRVGSIVITEQNKPIGIITDKDLRNKIATGMHSIDEPVTAIMSSPVISFPPTITVAEAQIATLKHHISHLCITEDGTSQSNLIGMLSEHDIIVIHGNNPAVLIKEIKRAKTAENLKYIREKAQNLLKNYLEQGIPMVFTSNIISAINDAVTKQIIKLSISELGQDPPTKFSWLALGSQGRKEQLLMTDQDNALVFKDKNLSEDQIEQARTYFLKLANLINTKLHTVGFAYCPANMMAKNPDWCLSLTEWKAKFNDWITNPTKEKILLCNIFFDYDLVYGSHKLVDKMSKSIFTSIENYQIFLNFLGLNALKNPPPLSFFRNFLVEDSGEHKDQFDIKKRAIMPLVDAARLLVLSHNVKEFNSTIARYKKLKEIEPQNEDLYDSCINAFKILLRYRANQGLKHNDSGRFVDVHSLSKADRLKLKGCFKPVKDIQSLVQVRFQLSQIM, from the coding sequence ATGAATAAAAATACTATTGCCGAACGTATTCTTGACTTTTTAAAAGGTTTTCCGCCTTTTGATGCGTTAACTTACGACCAATTACTAACCATATCTTCTCAAGTAAAGGTTATATATATAGAACCAGAAAATTATGTCTTTAAACAAGGTGAAGCTGTTAAGGACGAATTTTTTATTGTTAAAGATGGTGCAATTGGCGTATACAGAGAACATAAACTAGTAGACCAATGTGACGAAGGTGATATTTTTGGTCTTCGTGCGTTAATAAGAAAAGATCAATATTTTTTAGATGCAAAAGCAATAGAAGAAAGTATTGTTTATAGCATATCCTCTACACTACTGCAAGAGATAATTATTAGTAATCCTAAAGCAAACCAATTTATAATTGCAAGCTTTGCAACCAATACACGTAACCCTTATAGTGATGAAGATAAAGGAACCTTGTTTGCAAATGTAGAATTTTTAAAACCTGATAACTCCGATTTTACCGAAGCTCAATCTGCTGTATACTCCAAAAACCCAATAGTATGTAACACAACAACGACTATTAAAGACGCATCTTTAACAATGAAGTCTAATCGTGTTGGATCTATTGTAATTACAGAACAAAACAAACCAATTGGCATAATTACAGACAAAGATTTACGTAACAAAATTGCAACAGGTATGCATAGTATAGACGAGCCTGTTACAGCAATAATGTCTTCTCCTGTAATTTCGTTTCCGCCAACTATAACAGTAGCCGAAGCACAAATTGCGACTTTAAAACATCATATTTCTCATTTGTGTATTACAGAAGATGGCACATCACAAAGTAATTTAATAGGCATGTTGTCTGAACACGACATCATTGTTATTCACGGTAATAATCCTGCTGTTTTAATTAAAGAAATTAAACGCGCCAAAACCGCCGAAAATTTAAAATATATAAGAGAAAAAGCTCAAAACCTTTTAAAAAATTATTTAGAGCAAGGTATACCAATGGTATTTACGTCTAATATAATTTCGGCAATAAATGATGCTGTTACAAAACAAATTATAAAATTAAGTATTAGCGAGTTAGGACAAGATCCACCAACTAAATTCTCTTGGTTAGCTTTAGGCAGTCAAGGTAGAAAAGAACAACTACTAATGACAGACCAAGACAATGCATTGGTATTTAAAGACAAAAATTTATCTGAAGATCAAATAGAACAAGCACGTACATATTTTTTAAAACTAGCTAACTTAATAAACACAAAATTACACACAGTAGGATTTGCGTATTGTCCTGCAAATATGATGGCTAAAAATCCTGATTGGTGTTTAAGTTTAACCGAATGGAAAGCTAAGTTTAACGACTGGATTACAAATCCTACCAAAGAAAAAATACTTTTATGTAATATATTTTTTGACTACGATTTGGTTTATGGTAGTCATAAATTGGTAGATAAAATGTCTAAAAGTATTTTTACTTCTATAGAAAATTATCAAATATTCTTGAACTTTTTAGGTTTAAACGCGCTTAAAAATCCGCCACCATTAAGTTTTTTCAGAAATTTTTTAGTTGAAGATTCTGGAGAACACAAAGACCAATTTGATATTAAAAAAAGAGCCATTATGCCTCTTGTTGATGCTGCAAGACTATTAGTTTTATCGCATAACGTAAAAGAGTTTAATAGCACAATTGCCAGATATAAAAAATTAAAAGAAATAGAACCGCAAAACGAAGACCTTTACGATTCTTGTATTAATGCTTTTAAAATATTGCTTCGCTATCGCGCCAATCAAGGTTTAAAGCATAACGATTCTGGTCGATTTGTAGATGTACACAGTTTAAGTAAAGCAGATAGATTAAAATTAAAAGGATGCTTTAAACCAGTAAAAGATATACAAAGTTTGGTACAAGTTAGATTTCAGTTATCACAAATTATGTAA
- a CDS encoding DNRLRE domain-containing protein, with protein MKNVFKFTKTLVLATLLFSFSCSSDDDGETVVINLQNLEVSIDENPNNGDLVGTVQSNSNSLLNFSITSQTPAGALAINANTGELTVADASLFDYEANTMITAIVAASGAQNTANVTININDLADVLVDYTVTIQPDATEGKDAFLGSAAPDNNYGTHPDFMSNRFSGGSVRSLIRFDFSNIPTDAIVNSVEVSFYGYQSPSNGNNFIGKGESYLQKVDSAWDEATVTWNNQPTSSDIDQVYLANAQSTIQDYLDLDITATASGMINDPSTNHGYILKLVDETSTNNKLIFGSSDNTDASLHPKVVVQYSVYE; from the coding sequence ATGAAAAACGTATTCAAATTTACCAAGACACTAGTTTTAGCCACTTTATTATTCTCTTTTAGTTGTAGTAGTGACGACGATGGCGAAACTGTAGTAATCAATCTTCAAAATTTAGAAGTAAGCATTGACGAGAACCCAAATAATGGCGATCTTGTAGGAACAGTTCAAAGTAATAGTAATTCATTATTAAATTTCAGCATTACTTCGCAAACACCAGCAGGAGCTTTAGCAATTAATGCAAATACGGGCGAGTTAACTGTTGCAGATGCTTCATTATTTGATTATGAGGCAAATACTATGATAACTGCAATAGTTGCAGCATCTGGCGCTCAAAACACAGCAAATGTTACAATCAATATTAATGATTTAGCAGATGTGTTAGTAGATTACACAGTAACTATTCAGCCAGATGCAACCGAAGGTAAGGATGCATTTTTAGGATCGGCTGCTCCAGATAATAATTATGGAACACATCCGGATTTTATGTCTAATAGATTTTCAGGTGGAAGTGTTAGAAGCTTAATACGTTTTGACTTTTCTAACATACCAACAGATGCAATAGTTAATAGTGTAGAAGTATCGTTTTATGGTTATCAATCACCAAGTAATGGAAATAATTTTATAGGAAAAGGAGAAAGTTACTTACAAAAAGTAGATAGTGCTTGGGATGAAGCAACTGTTACTTGGAACAACCAGCCAACAAGTTCTGATATTGATCAAGTGTATTTAGCAAATGCGCAAAGTACCATTCAAGATTATTTAGATTTAGACATCACCGCTACTGCTTCAGGAATGATAAATGATCCTTCAACAAACCATGGTTACATCCTTAAATTAGTAGATGAAACTTCAACTAATAACAAATTAATTTTTGGTTCTAGTGATAATACAGATGCTAGTTTGCATCCAAAAGTCGTAGTTCAATATTCAGTTTACGAATAA
- a CDS encoding 3'-5' exonuclease has product MGWFSTKQYPEYWTNYVSSLKKAYSLEHTRFVVFDTETTGLNPKKDRLLSIGTVTVINFNIDVADQLECYIKQDHFNAKTVEIHGILKGGSIAKVEEETALKQFLKHIEGAILVAHHVNFDVAMINEALKRLGLPKLKNKTIDTGTLYKKTKYLKTETHYSLDDLCNKFNITMHDRHTASGDAYLTAILFLKLSALLKEKNKGLTLKDLLRRF; this is encoded by the coding sequence ATGGGTTGGTTTTCTACTAAACAATATCCAGAATATTGGACTAATTATGTAAGTAGCCTAAAAAAAGCTTACAGCTTAGAACATACACGTTTTGTTGTTTTTGATACTGAAACTACTGGACTTAATCCTAAAAAAGATAGACTTTTATCCATTGGAACTGTTACTGTAATTAATTTTAATATTGATGTTGCAGATCAACTAGAATGTTACATAAAACAAGATCACTTTAATGCTAAAACAGTTGAAATACATGGTATTTTAAAAGGTGGATCTATTGCAAAAGTTGAAGAAGAAACTGCATTAAAACAGTTTTTAAAACACATTGAAGGTGCTATTCTTGTGGCGCATCACGTTAATTTTGACGTTGCAATGATAAACGAAGCTTTAAAACGATTAGGTTTACCAAAGCTTAAAAACAAAACAATAGATACTGGTACTTTATATAAAAAAACAAAATATTTAAAAACCGAAACGCATTACAGTTTAGACGATTTGTGCAACAAATTCAATATTACTATGCACGATAGACATACTGCTTCTGGTGATGCTTATTTAACTGCAATTTTGTTTTTAAAACTTTCTGCTTTATTAAAAGAAAAAAATAAAGGATTAACGCTTAAAGATTTATTAAGGCGATTTTAA
- a CDS encoding PA3715 family protein: protein MKQELIKLIGFRIKYLILLVCIVACRQSNKEQNVSIQEVETVQDSIKTKTSIDDTNGIETYDDNFFTVSEDFSGEYQLLDGITYFSNSEENKYYKSAIIFKKLSDTDYGYYYVDKIKDVSPIGYHGVIRQLKGKFYNLGIKENDSHTNSLFIQSEVKLITKGNILGMISFGGNFKKFMWFKKMEPEDQHHISLQKTLALGKSDYQKFITEYQQAKNYENPVFSQSINLEEFPELTQQFFQKLQQFKDLNKESIKHEDFEAILSSLKTKTLPVIESTNFDDFIEAEDFKNLDYKALSLDKIYPYFNEEGYNFRAISAYKLDVSNQFYTLVVTIKKGDNEMESQLIDYDLNGRILDFKLVSYDEIAEGLSAIQSKITKDTVYRHHFFYEDEGFEEDYFQILENGNLGEIKAKNTVEIQNMPLVHHALHHLKLNLFNVKTNFLITKTHPNQPENRIVIIPEIEEEIEGFLALHTHILIINERLGTIKAKYFESSKTNQWISDAIRLDQIEIETTTYQLSDSVNAFGITAHYFGASKANPYYNKTLSLFVQSENKLKKVLKNFSVEQITGEWNDACDGKDVAVRRSLAMSEVTSQDFYDIIARQETATTTLFMNDLDECDEKETSNNQTVILKFNGLEYQMVN, encoded by the coding sequence ATGAAACAAGAATTAATAAAACTTATAGGGTTTAGAATTAAATATTTAATTCTTCTTGTATGTATTGTAGCATGTAGACAAAGCAATAAAGAACAAAACGTATCTATACAAGAGGTAGAAACCGTTCAAGATTCCATTAAAACAAAGACATCAATTGATGATACAAATGGTATTGAAACCTATGATGATAATTTTTTTACAGTTTCTGAAGATTTTTCAGGAGAATATCAATTGTTGGATGGAATCACATATTTTTCAAATTCTGAAGAAAACAAATACTATAAATCGGCCATCATATTTAAAAAACTATCAGATACAGATTATGGCTATTATTATGTTGATAAAATTAAAGATGTTTCACCAATAGGCTATCATGGCGTAATTAGGCAATTAAAGGGTAAATTTTACAATTTAGGAATAAAAGAAAATGACAGTCATACTAATAGTTTATTTATACAAAGTGAAGTTAAGCTTATTACAAAAGGTAATATTTTAGGTATGATTTCTTTTGGTGGAAATTTTAAAAAATTTATGTGGTTTAAGAAAATGGAACCTGAAGACCAACATCATATTTCTTTACAAAAAACTTTAGCATTAGGTAAAAGCGATTATCAAAAATTTATAACTGAGTACCAACAGGCTAAAAACTATGAGAATCCTGTTTTTTCACAAAGCATAAATCTTGAAGAATTTCCGGAATTAACTCAACAATTTTTTCAAAAGTTACAACAGTTTAAAGACCTAAATAAAGAATCTATAAAACACGAAGACTTTGAAGCTATTCTATCTAGTTTAAAAACCAAAACATTACCAGTAATAGAAAGTACTAATTTTGACGATTTTATAGAGGCAGAAGATTTTAAAAACTTAGATTACAAAGCTTTAAGTTTAGACAAAATATATCCATATTTTAATGAAGAAGGTTATAATTTTCGAGCTATTTCTGCCTATAAATTAGATGTTTCCAATCAATTTTATACGCTAGTTGTCACCATAAAAAAAGGAGATAATGAAATGGAATCTCAACTTATTGACTATGATTTAAACGGTCGCATTTTAGATTTTAAATTAGTTTCATATGATGAAATTGCAGAAGGTTTGTCTGCAATACAATCTAAAATCACTAAAGACACAGTATATAGACATCATTTTTTTTATGAAGATGAAGGTTTTGAAGAAGATTATTTTCAAATTTTAGAAAACGGAAATTTAGGAGAAATAAAAGCTAAAAATACTGTTGAAATACAAAACATGCCTTTAGTACATCACGCTTTACATCATTTAAAACTCAATTTATTTAATGTAAAAACTAATTTTTTAATAACTAAAACACATCCAAACCAACCAGAAAATAGAATTGTAATTATTCCAGAAATAGAAGAAGAAATAGAAGGTTTTTTAGCATTACACACACATATTTTAATCATTAATGAAAGGTTAGGAACTATTAAGGCTAAATATTTTGAATCCTCAAAAACTAATCAATGGATATCTGACGCCATACGTTTAGATCAAATTGAAATAGAGACTACAACATATCAACTTTCAGACAGCGTAAACGCATTTGGCATAACAGCCCATTATTTTGGTGCCTCAAAAGCTAATCCGTATTATAATAAAACATTATCATTATTTGTTCAATCTGAAAACAAACTAAAAAAAGTATTAAAAAATTTTTCTGTCGAACAAATTACTGGCGAATGGAATGATGCTTGCGACGGTAAAGATGTTGCTGTTAGAAGATCATTAGCGATGTCTGAAGTAACATCACAGGATTTTTATGATATTATTGCAAGACAAGAAACAGCAACTACAACATTATTTATGAATGATTTAGATGAATGTGATGAAAAAGAAACCAGTAACAATCAAACTGTAATTTTAAAGTTTAATGGCTTGGAATATCAAATGGTAAATTAA
- a CDS encoding tetratricopeptide repeat protein yields the protein MSKKNLTKTHVILLFCVFFSLVSVSQNKIVDSLKNVLKTHQKKDTVIVNTLNYLAFYHYRNDPPKAVEYINESLKLANQLKVTKFTAHTHYIKAVVYTEQANFKVATDNYEKAIQLYTSINDLNGLKKCNNALGVLYAYKGDLDQALFHYKASLKIAEQLGDNTSIDGSLYNIGNIYSDIGENKKALEYFNKALELNTKTKDSLGLLNCYNSIANVYYQQSNFPLAIKFHNKSLEIAELTKDSIGIFQSYINLGNVYRQQFLDDKALNYYNKALAIDKAQYNVRNITALKNNIAGIYSDKKQYDKAIQTFEESIALSKEIDNDVNLATALNGLGFVYLESKNRTKALQVFKEAYNINYTNNYSLDLLDSYHGLSQTYLELKDYDLALVNTKKLLELSKENNALKHKKIAYLIFSDIYSEKGNYQKALDNYQLFKVYSDSLFNKENIEKITQIEYEYKYKSALDSASLRESKLIKTVQTTTKDLQKSQQNYLLAIIGVLLVSLILGAIIFYQKLKDEKSKTQHAVMQQKLLRSQMTPHFIFNSLSVLQGMILNKEEKKSVKYLSKFSRLLRLTLENSRDKLVVLEQELEAVNDYLTLNNLENNQFTFSLQVDTSLDTSRYKIPPMLIQPFVENAIEHAFKQQKTDKTIDINISIKNNKLQCTIADNGIGINATLGQHNANKNSLATTITSQRLKVISKDMKMDGYVLIEDRQKYNQKGTLVTLVIPYEKI from the coding sequence ATGTCTAAAAAAAACTTAACCAAAACACATGTTATATTACTATTTTGTGTGTTTTTTAGTTTAGTGTCTGTATCTCAAAACAAAATTGTAGATAGTTTAAAAAATGTATTAAAAACACATCAAAAAAAAGATACAGTTATAGTTAATACACTTAATTATTTAGCGTTTTACCATTATAGAAACGATCCGCCAAAAGCTGTAGAATATATAAACGAATCTCTAAAACTCGCTAACCAATTAAAGGTTACAAAATTTACAGCGCATACACATTATATCAAAGCAGTTGTTTACACAGAACAAGCCAACTTTAAAGTCGCTACAGATAATTATGAAAAAGCCATTCAGCTTTATACTTCTATTAATGATTTAAATGGGCTAAAAAAATGTAATAACGCTTTAGGAGTTTTATATGCGTATAAAGGTGATTTAGATCAAGCCTTATTTCATTATAAAGCATCTTTAAAAATAGCAGAACAGTTAGGTGATAACACCAGTATTGACGGTAGTTTATATAACATTGGAAATATTTATTCTGATATAGGCGAAAATAAAAAAGCATTAGAGTATTTTAATAAAGCGTTAGAACTTAACACAAAAACAAAAGACTCTTTAGGCTTACTAAATTGCTACAATTCCATTGCAAATGTTTATTATCAACAAAGTAATTTTCCTTTAGCTATAAAGTTTCATAATAAATCCTTAGAAATTGCAGAACTTACAAAAGATTCAATTGGCATTTTTCAATCCTATATAAACTTAGGAAACGTATATAGACAACAATTTTTAGACGATAAAGCATTAAATTATTATAATAAAGCACTTGCTATTGACAAAGCACAGTATAATGTTAGAAATATAACTGCTTTAAAAAATAACATAGCTGGAATTTATTCTGATAAAAAACAATACGATAAAGCGATTCAAACTTTTGAAGAATCTATTGCGCTAAGTAAAGAGATTGATAATGATGTTAATTTAGCAACAGCACTTAATGGACTTGGATTTGTTTACCTAGAAAGTAAAAACCGCACAAAAGCATTACAAGTGTTTAAAGAAGCTTATAATATTAATTATACTAATAATTATTCTTTAGATTTATTAGATTCTTACCATGGTTTATCGCAGACTTATCTTGAATTAAAAGACTACGATTTAGCTTTAGTTAACACAAAAAAGTTATTAGAATTATCTAAAGAAAACAATGCTTTAAAACATAAAAAAATAGCTTATTTAATCTTTTCAGATATATATTCAGAAAAGGGTAATTACCAAAAAGCATTAGATAATTATCAACTATTTAAAGTGTATAGCGATAGTCTTTTTAATAAAGAGAATATAGAAAAAATCACTCAAATAGAGTATGAATACAAATACAAAAGTGCTTTAGATTCTGCTAGTTTAAGAGAATCTAAACTTATAAAAACCGTACAAACCACAACCAAAGATTTACAAAAATCACAACAAAACTATCTGTTAGCCATTATTGGTGTGTTATTAGTGTCATTAATTTTAGGAGCTATAATTTTTTATCAAAAGTTAAAAGATGAAAAATCAAAAACACAACACGCAGTGATGCAACAAAAGCTGTTAAGATCACAAATGACGCCACATTTTATATTTAATTCGTTATCTGTATTACAAGGAATGATATTAAATAAAGAAGAAAAAAAGTCTGTAAAATACCTGTCTAAATTTTCGCGCTTATTACGATTGACTTTAGAAAACTCAAGAGATAAATTAGTTGTACTGGAACAAGAACTAGAGGCAGTAAACGATTATTTAACCCTTAATAATTTAGAAAATAATCAATTTACATTCAGTTTACAAGTCGATACTTCATTAGATACGTCAAGGTATAAAATTCCGCCAATGTTAATTCAACCTTTTGTAGAAAATGCGATAGAACATGCCTTTAAACAGCAAAAAACCGACAAGACCATAGATATAAATATTTCAATTAAAAATAATAAGTTACAATGCACGATTGCAGATAATGGTATAGGTATTAATGCTACTTTAGGCCAACACAATGCTAATAAAAATTCTTTAGCAACAACAATTACATCACAACGTTTAAAGGTAATATCCAAGGATATGAAAATGGATGGATATGTCTTAATAGAAGATAGACAAAAATACAACCAAAAAGGGACATTAGTGACATTAGTAATACCTTACGAAAAAATATAA
- the ahr gene encoding NADPH-dependent aldehyde reductase Ahr has product MKVKAYAAEKAGSELTSFEYELPKLDKEHVDIKVHYCGLCHSDLSMINNDWGNSQYPLVPGHEIVGEVTAVGSEVKGLNVGDKVGMGWFSESCMHCNQCMDGKQHLCNDSQATIVGRHGGFADHVRGHWSWVTKLPDGIDMAKAGPLFCGGITVFNPIVLSGVQPTDKVGVIGIGGLGHMALKFLKFWGCEVTAFTSNKAKTDALKAMGAHQVIDSTNPEELKSIAGSLDFILNTTNVKLDWNSFIATLAPQGKLHTVGAVLDPMEIPAFSLISGEKSVGGSPLGSVALTRKMLDFCVRHEIYPTVEEFEMKDVNKAISHLHEGKARFRVVLKA; this is encoded by the coding sequence ATGAAAGTAAAAGCATATGCTGCTGAAAAAGCAGGATCAGAATTAACATCTTTTGAATATGAGTTACCAAAATTAGATAAAGAACATGTAGATATTAAAGTACATTACTGTGGCTTATGTCATAGTGATTTAAGTATGATTAATAACGATTGGGGAAATAGTCAATATCCTTTAGTTCCTGGTCATGAAATTGTAGGTGAAGTTACCGCAGTAGGAAGTGAAGTAAAAGGTCTTAATGTAGGTGATAAAGTAGGAATGGGTTGGTTTAGCGAGTCTTGTATGCATTGTAACCAATGTATGGATGGAAAACAACATTTGTGTAACGATTCTCAAGCAACTATTGTAGGAAGACATGGTGGATTTGCAGATCATGTTCGTGGTCATTGGTCTTGGGTTACAAAATTACCAGATGGTATAGATATGGCTAAAGCAGGACCATTATTTTGTGGCGGAATAACTGTTTTTAATCCCATAGTATTATCTGGCGTGCAACCAACAGATAAAGTTGGTGTAATTGGTATTGGAGGATTAGGGCATATGGCTTTAAAATTTTTAAAATTTTGGGGCTGCGAAGTCACTGCATTTACCTCAAATAAAGCCAAAACTGATGCTTTAAAAGCAATGGGCGCACATCAAGTTATAGACTCTACTAATCCAGAAGAATTAAAGTCTATAGCTGGTAGTTTAGATTTTATTTTAAATACGACAAATGTAAAATTAGATTGGAATTCTTTTATAGCAACACTAGCGCCTCAAGGTAAGCTTCATACTGTTGGTGCAGTTTTAGATCCAATGGAAATTCCAGCGTTTTCTTTAATTTCTGGTGAAAAATCTGTTGGCGGTAGTCCGTTAGGTAGCGTTGCACTTACAAGAAAAATGTTAGATTTTTGTGTTAGACACGAAATTTACCCAACTGTTGAAGAGTTTGAAATGAAAGATGTAAACAAAGCAATATCACATTTACACGAAGGTAAAGCTAGATTTAGAGTTGTTTTAAAAGCTTAA
- a CDS encoding LytR/AlgR family response regulator transcription factor → MKAIIVEDKAYIRKGLLNLLQLIDTKVDVVGECESVKEAVIVTRACKPDLIFLDINLSDGSAFDFLDQTNHLNFKIIFITAYEEFALKALKIGAVDYILKPVDIDDLETAIRKVECLPLQTQQAQVQKVKDVLQQPETKLILSLHDSYQVIDLNELLYCESDKGYTTFYCNDGKKYMASKTLKEFENQLFKSNFVRPHQSFMVNLKFIDKYDKSGVIHLINNKQIPVSSRKKDDFLKQFLSFNL, encoded by the coding sequence ATGAAAGCCATAATTGTAGAAGATAAAGCCTACATACGCAAAGGATTATTAAATCTTTTGCAACTTATAGATACTAAAGTAGACGTTGTTGGTGAATGCGAATCTGTAAAAGAAGCAGTAATTGTAACAAGAGCATGCAAACCAGATTTAATATTTCTAGATATAAATTTATCAGATGGAAGTGCTTTTGATTTTTTAGATCAAACCAACCATTTAAATTTTAAAATCATATTTATCACTGCTTACGAAGAATTTGCACTTAAAGCCTTAAAAATTGGCGCTGTAGATTACATATTAAAACCAGTAGATATAGACGATCTGGAAACAGCAATTAGAAAAGTAGAGTGTTTACCATTGCAAACACAACAAGCACAAGTACAAAAGGTAAAAGACGTTTTACAGCAACCAGAAACTAAATTAATTTTGTCTTTACATGATAGTTATCAAGTAATTGATTTAAACGAATTATTGTATTGCGAATCCGATAAAGGATACACAACCTTTTATTGCAATGATGGTAAAAAATACATGGCTTCTAAAACCTTAAAAGAATTCGAAAACCAGTTATTTAAATCAAATTTTGTACGACCGCATCAATCCTTTATGGTTAACCTAAAGTTTATTGATAAATATGATAAATCTGGAGTAATTCATCTAATTAATAACAAGCAAATACCAGTGTCTTCTAGAAAAAAAGACGATTTTTTAAAGCAATTCTTAAGCTTTAATTTATAA
- a CDS encoding SH3 domain-containing protein, which produces MQKVFLFCFMCLNTLIAQSQNQHFVNATNGLIIRAQPKTNAKRIGKLPYGSLVKVIKNTNINLQILDQGQYITGEWVKIKFQNFPYSILENNYEFIDNGYVFSGYLEQLEKAKIKTTIIDSLEFFSWYKPLETKKIKIESQQEAEQLLATKVTWKNVEFYGRQIDKIKLNNDQILTINQDSFDCSFTAYYPTENILLFEGGHSIDFSINLNTGELTETTGNPDYIIDSANKTYRFTGWFGGQECSSYFILKKENNAYKYLASFDDEICEIIKFYWINDTTFLYSVNDYSDSNKLKETYMKGQISSL; this is translated from the coding sequence ATGCAAAAGGTGTTTTTATTCTGTTTCATGTGTTTAAATACGCTAATAGCTCAAAGTCAAAATCAGCATTTTGTAAACGCTACAAATGGCTTGATTATAAGAGCGCAACCTAAAACTAATGCTAAAAGAATAGGTAAATTACCTTACGGAAGTCTTGTTAAGGTCATTAAAAACACCAATATAAATCTACAAATTCTAGATCAAGGTCAATACATTACAGGCGAATGGGTTAAAATAAAATTTCAAAATTTTCCTTATTCAATTTTAGAAAATAATTATGAATTTATTGATAACGGCTATGTATTTAGTGGTTATTTAGAACAACTTGAAAAAGCAAAAATTAAAACAACAATTATAGATAGTTTAGAATTTTTTAGCTGGTATAAACCCTTAGAAACTAAAAAGATAAAAATAGAATCTCAACAAGAGGCAGAACAACTTCTAGCTACAAAAGTGACTTGGAAAAATGTTGAATTTTATGGAAGACAGATAGATAAAATTAAGCTTAACAATGACCAAATATTAACAATCAATCAAGATAGTTTTGATTGTAGTTTTACCGCTTATTATCCAACCGAAAATATATTGCTTTTTGAAGGTGGACATAGTATTGATTTTTCAATTAATTTAAATACAGGAGAACTAACAGAAACTACAGGAAATCCAGACTATATCATAGATTCAGCTAATAAAACCTATAGGTTTACTGGTTGGTTTGGCGGACAAGAATGCAGTAGTTATTTCATTCTAAAAAAAGAAAATAATGCTTACAAGTATTTAGCAAGTTTTGATGATGAAATTTGCGAAATCATTAAATTTTATTGGATAAACGATACAACGTTTTTGTATTCTGTAAACGACTATTCAGATTCTAATAAGTTAAAAGAAACGTATATGAAAGGTCAAATTTCATCGCTTTAA